A window from Streptomyces sp. NBC_00335 encodes these proteins:
- a CDS encoding alpha/beta hydrolase produces MAVGYASTAVLAALITVFCLVRIRGPKPLFFFSYRLGLVFSEIPHIVLYALTASTVLAFVEGDIATVADWAAVALAALAAVGLVVVARRGIRTAPVVRRALDEALGAGTATRRRPPLARILLRPVFRRRGDVKRVGNLVYGDAGRRNLLDVYHHRSRPEGGPVLIHFHGGHYDQGRKNTQSLPLLYRLASQGWVCISANYRLRPAFSHPDHLIDSKKVIAWAREHAKTYGADPAAGVFVSGSSAGGHMAALAALSPNQPAYQPGFEEADTSVTAAIVFNGYLGTYFDGDPATSPVNLARADAPPFLIAHGDLDELVETENPKALVTALRSVSTSPVVYVELPGGHHAFDLFHSFRFEALIDGIEEFAAWVRAGRTAT; encoded by the coding sequence ATGGCTGTCGGCTATGCGTCAACCGCGGTGCTGGCCGCGCTGATCACGGTGTTCTGCCTGGTGCGCATCCGCGGGCCGAAGCCGCTCTTCTTCTTCAGCTACCGGCTCGGTCTGGTCTTCAGCGAGATACCGCACATCGTCCTCTACGCGCTGACGGCCTCGACGGTGCTGGCCTTCGTGGAGGGCGACATTGCCACGGTTGCCGACTGGGCGGCGGTGGCTCTGGCTGCCCTTGCGGCCGTCGGTCTCGTGGTGGTCGCCCGCCGCGGGATACGGACGGCGCCGGTGGTCAGGCGGGCCCTGGACGAGGCGCTCGGCGCCGGAACCGCCACGCGCCGCAGGCCGCCCCTGGCGCGCATCTTGCTCAGGCCCGTGTTCCGCCGCCGCGGCGACGTCAAGCGGGTGGGCAACCTCGTTTACGGGGACGCGGGCCGCCGCAACCTCCTCGACGTCTACCATCACCGCTCGCGCCCCGAGGGCGGCCCCGTACTGATCCACTTCCATGGCGGCCACTACGACCAAGGCCGTAAGAACACCCAGTCACTGCCCCTGCTCTACCGGCTCGCGAGCCAGGGCTGGGTCTGCATCAGCGCCAACTACCGTCTGAGGCCGGCCTTCTCCCACCCGGACCATCTGATCGACTCGAAGAAGGTCATCGCCTGGGCCCGCGAGCACGCCAAGACGTACGGCGCGGACCCCGCGGCGGGCGTGTTCGTGTCGGGAAGTTCCGCGGGTGGGCACATGGCGGCGCTCGCCGCCCTCAGCCCCAACCAACCCGCCTATCAGCCCGGGTTCGAAGAGGCGGACACCTCGGTGACCGCCGCCATCGTTTTCAACGGCTATCTCGGGACGTACTTCGACGGGGATCCGGCGACCTCACCGGTGAACCTCGCCCGGGCGGACGCGCCACCGTTCCTCATCGCGCACGGCGACCTGGACGAGCTGGTGGAGACCGAGAACCCCAAGGCCCTCGTCACGGCCCTGCGCTCCGTCTCCACCTCACCGGTCGTGTACGTCGAACTCCCGGGCGGCCACCACGCCTTCGACCTCTTCCACTCCTTCCGTTTCGAGGCGCTCATCGACGGCATCGAGGAGTTCGCCGCGTGGGTACGGGCCGGGAGGACGGCGACCTAG